One window of the Ictidomys tridecemlineatus isolate mIctTri1 chromosome 11, mIctTri1.hap1, whole genome shotgun sequence genome contains the following:
- the Slc45a1 gene encoding proton-associated sugar transporter A isoform X4, translating into MIPPVSGTPPGEALFPSLAPQDVWRSQISGCSGSVTRHISHRANNFKRHPKRRKCIRPSPPPPPNTPCPIELVDFGDLHPQRSFRELLFNGCILFGIEFSYAMETAYVTPVLLQMGLPDQLYSLVWFISPILGFLLQPLLGAWSDRCTSRLGRRRPFILVLALGALLGLSLLLNGRDIGTALADTATNHKWGILLTVCGVVLMDFSADSADNPSHAYMMDVCSPVDQDRGLNIHALLAGLGGGFGYVVGGIHWDRTGFGRALGGQLRVIYIFTAVTLSITTVLTLISIPERPLRPLGEKRTAMKSPSLPLPPSPPLLLEEGAGDALPAQATSLYASFSSPISPPSPLTPKYGSFLSRDSSLTGLNEFASSFGTSNIDSVLIDCFTGGHDNYLALPGSVPRQAISVSFPRAPDGFYHQDRGLLERREGALTSGSDRDVLRVGSLDTPKPRASGILKRPQTLALPDAAGGGGPETSRRRNVTFSQQVANILLNGVKYESQLTGSSEHAERPLSLGSLCSTICHMPKALRNLCVNHFLGWLSFEGMLLFYTDFMGEVVFQGDPKAPHTSEEYQKYNSGVTMGCWGMCIYAFSAALYSAILEKLEECLSVRTLYFIAYLAFGLGTGLATLSRNLYVVLSLCITYGVLFSTLCTLPYSLLCDYYQSKKQFTVRLSVREPSAQS; encoded by the exons ATGATCCCCCCCGTAAGCGGCACCCCTCCGGGAGAGGCCCTCTTCCCCAGCTTGGCGCCTCAGGACGTCTGGAGGTCTCAGATCTCTGGCTGCTCGGGGTCTGTGACCCGCCACATCAGCCACCGGGCCAACAATTTCAAGCGACACCCCAAGAGGAGGAAGTGCATCCGTCCGTctccgcccccaccccccaacactCCGTGTCCCATTGAGCTCGTGGACTTTGGGGACCTGCACCCCCAGAGGTCCTTCCGGGAGCTGCTGTTCAACGGCTGCATCCTCTTTGGAATCGAGTTCAGCTATGCCATGGAGACCGCCTACGTGACCCCCGTGCTCCTCCAGATGGGCCTGCCCGACCAGCTGTACAGCCTGGTGTGGTTCATCAGCCCCATCCTCG GAttcctgctgcagcctctgctGGGTGCCTGGAGTGACCGATGTACCTCAAGGTTGGGAAGGAGACGTCCTTTCATTCTTGTCCTGGCTCTAG GGGCGTTGCTGGGCCTCTCGCTCTTGCTAAATGGCAGGGACATCGGCACTGCCTTGGCCGACACGGCCACCAATCACAAGTGGGGGATCCTCCTGACCGTGTGCGGGGTGGTGCTGATGGACTTCAGTGCGGACTCGGCGGACAACCCCAGCCACGCCTACATGATGGACGTGTGCAGCCCCGTGGACCAGGACAGAGGCCTCAACATCCACGCCCTCCTGGCGG GTCTCGGAGGAGGGTTCGGATACGTGGTCGGGGGCATCCACTGGGACAGAACTGGCTTCGGGAGAGCCCTTGGGGGCCAGCTGCGCGTCATCTACATCTTCACTGCGGTCACCCTGAGCATCACCACCGTGCTGACCCTGATCAGCATCCCAGAGAGGCCCCTGCGGCCCCTGGGTGAGAAGCGGACGGCCATGAAGAGCCCCAGCCTCCCGCTGCCCCCCTCGCCCCCGCTGCTGTTGGAGGAGGGGGCCGGCGACGCCCTGCCCGCCCAGGCCACCAGCTTGTACGCCAGCTTCTCCAGCCCCATCTCCCCGCCCAGCCCCCTCACGCCCAAGTACGGCAGCTTCCTCAGTAGGGACAGCTCCCTGACCGGCCTTAACGAGTTCGCCTCTTCCTTTGGCACCTCCAACATCGACAGCGTCCTCATCGACTGCTTCACGGGCGGCCACGACAACTACCTGGCCCTCCCTGGCAGCGTCCCCAGGCAGGCCATCAGTGTCAGCTTCCCCCGGGCCCCCGACGGCTTCTACCACCAGGACCGGGGGCTgctggagaggagggagggggcccTGACTTCCGGCTCAGACAGGGACGTGCTCAGGGTGGGCTCCCTGGACACCCCCAAGCCCAGGGCCTCCGGGATTCTGAAGAGACCCCAGACGTTGGCTCTGCCGGATGCAGCCGGAGGAGGCGGCCCCGAAACCAGCAGGAGAAGGAACGTGACCTTCAGCCAACAG GTAGCAAACATCCTGCTCAACGGCGTGAAGTACGAGAGCCAGCTGACGGGCTCCAGCGAGCACGCGGAGCGGCCTCTGTCTCTGGGCAGCCTCTGCTCCACCATCTGCCACATGCCCAAGGCGCTGCGCAACCTCTGCGTCAACCACTTCCTGG gcTGGCTCTCCTTTGAGGGGATGTTGCTCTTCTACACGGACTTCATGGGCGAGGTGGTGTTCCAAGGGGACCCCAAGGCCCCGCACACGTCAGAAGAGTATCAGAAGTACAACAGCGGCGTGACCATGGGCTGCTGGGGCATGTGCATCTACGCCTTCAGCGCGGCCCTCTACTCAG CCATCCTGGAGAAGCTGGAGGAGTGTCTGAGCGTCCGCACCCTCTACTTCATCGCCTATCTCGCCTTCGGCTTGGGCACCGGGCTGGCCACGCTCTCCAGGAACCTCTACGTGGTCTTGTCCCTTTGCATAACCTACGGGGTCCTGTTCTCCACCCTGTGCACGCTGCCCTACTCGCTCCTCTGCGACTACTACCAGAGCAAGAAG CAGTTCACAGTCAGGCTCTCGGTACGAGAGCCCAGCGCCCAGAGCTAG
- the Slc45a1 gene encoding proton-associated sugar transporter A isoform X5 — protein sequence MIPPVSGTPPGEALFPSLAPQDVWRSQISGCSGSVTRHISHRANNFKRHPKRRKCIRPSPPPPPNTPCPIELVDFGDLHPQRSFRELLFNGCILFGIEFSYAMETAYVTPVLLQMGLPDQLYSLVWFISPILGFLLQPLLGAWSDRCTSRLGRRRPFILVLALGALLGLSLLLNGRDIGTALADTATNHKWGILLTVCGVVLMDFSADSADNPSHAYMMDVCSPVDQDRGLNIHALLAGLGGGFGYVVGGIHWDRTGFGRALGGQLRVIYIFTAVTLSITTVLTLISIPERPLRPLGEKRTAMKSPSLPLPPSPPLLLEEGAGDALPAQATSLYASFSSPISPPSPLTPKYGSFLSRDSSLTGLNEFASSFGTSNIDSVLIDCFTGGHDNYLALPGSVPRQAISVSFPRAPDGFYHQDRGLLERREGALTSGSDRDVLRVGSLDTPKPRASGILKRPQTLALPDAAGGGGPETSRRRNVTFSQQVANILLNGVKYESQLTGSSEHAERPLSLGSLCSTICHMPKALRNLCVNHFLGWLSFEGMLLFYTDFMGEVVFQGDPKAPHTSEEYQKYNSGVTMGCWGMCIYAFSAALYSAILEKLEECLSVRTLYFIAYLAFGLGTGLATLSRNLYVVLSLCITYGVLFSTLCTLPYSLLCDYYQSKKFTVRLSVREPSAQS from the exons ATGATCCCCCCCGTAAGCGGCACCCCTCCGGGAGAGGCCCTCTTCCCCAGCTTGGCGCCTCAGGACGTCTGGAGGTCTCAGATCTCTGGCTGCTCGGGGTCTGTGACCCGCCACATCAGCCACCGGGCCAACAATTTCAAGCGACACCCCAAGAGGAGGAAGTGCATCCGTCCGTctccgcccccaccccccaacactCCGTGTCCCATTGAGCTCGTGGACTTTGGGGACCTGCACCCCCAGAGGTCCTTCCGGGAGCTGCTGTTCAACGGCTGCATCCTCTTTGGAATCGAGTTCAGCTATGCCATGGAGACCGCCTACGTGACCCCCGTGCTCCTCCAGATGGGCCTGCCCGACCAGCTGTACAGCCTGGTGTGGTTCATCAGCCCCATCCTCG GAttcctgctgcagcctctgctGGGTGCCTGGAGTGACCGATGTACCTCAAGGTTGGGAAGGAGACGTCCTTTCATTCTTGTCCTGGCTCTAG GGGCGTTGCTGGGCCTCTCGCTCTTGCTAAATGGCAGGGACATCGGCACTGCCTTGGCCGACACGGCCACCAATCACAAGTGGGGGATCCTCCTGACCGTGTGCGGGGTGGTGCTGATGGACTTCAGTGCGGACTCGGCGGACAACCCCAGCCACGCCTACATGATGGACGTGTGCAGCCCCGTGGACCAGGACAGAGGCCTCAACATCCACGCCCTCCTGGCGG GTCTCGGAGGAGGGTTCGGATACGTGGTCGGGGGCATCCACTGGGACAGAACTGGCTTCGGGAGAGCCCTTGGGGGCCAGCTGCGCGTCATCTACATCTTCACTGCGGTCACCCTGAGCATCACCACCGTGCTGACCCTGATCAGCATCCCAGAGAGGCCCCTGCGGCCCCTGGGTGAGAAGCGGACGGCCATGAAGAGCCCCAGCCTCCCGCTGCCCCCCTCGCCCCCGCTGCTGTTGGAGGAGGGGGCCGGCGACGCCCTGCCCGCCCAGGCCACCAGCTTGTACGCCAGCTTCTCCAGCCCCATCTCCCCGCCCAGCCCCCTCACGCCCAAGTACGGCAGCTTCCTCAGTAGGGACAGCTCCCTGACCGGCCTTAACGAGTTCGCCTCTTCCTTTGGCACCTCCAACATCGACAGCGTCCTCATCGACTGCTTCACGGGCGGCCACGACAACTACCTGGCCCTCCCTGGCAGCGTCCCCAGGCAGGCCATCAGTGTCAGCTTCCCCCGGGCCCCCGACGGCTTCTACCACCAGGACCGGGGGCTgctggagaggagggagggggcccTGACTTCCGGCTCAGACAGGGACGTGCTCAGGGTGGGCTCCCTGGACACCCCCAAGCCCAGGGCCTCCGGGATTCTGAAGAGACCCCAGACGTTGGCTCTGCCGGATGCAGCCGGAGGAGGCGGCCCCGAAACCAGCAGGAGAAGGAACGTGACCTTCAGCCAACAG GTAGCAAACATCCTGCTCAACGGCGTGAAGTACGAGAGCCAGCTGACGGGCTCCAGCGAGCACGCGGAGCGGCCTCTGTCTCTGGGCAGCCTCTGCTCCACCATCTGCCACATGCCCAAGGCGCTGCGCAACCTCTGCGTCAACCACTTCCTGG gcTGGCTCTCCTTTGAGGGGATGTTGCTCTTCTACACGGACTTCATGGGCGAGGTGGTGTTCCAAGGGGACCCCAAGGCCCCGCACACGTCAGAAGAGTATCAGAAGTACAACAGCGGCGTGACCATGGGCTGCTGGGGCATGTGCATCTACGCCTTCAGCGCGGCCCTCTACTCAG CCATCCTGGAGAAGCTGGAGGAGTGTCTGAGCGTCCGCACCCTCTACTTCATCGCCTATCTCGCCTTCGGCTTGGGCACCGGGCTGGCCACGCTCTCCAGGAACCTCTACGTGGTCTTGTCCCTTTGCATAACCTACGGGGTCCTGTTCTCCACCCTGTGCACGCTGCCCTACTCGCTCCTCTGCGACTACTACCAGAGCAAGAAG TTCACAGTCAGGCTCTCGGTACGAGAGCCCAGCGCCCAGAGCTAG
- the Slc45a1 gene encoding proton-associated sugar transporter A isoform X8, which yields MDFSADSADNPSHAYMMDVCSPVDQDRGLNIHALLAGLGGGFGYVVGGIHWDRTGFGRALGGQLRVIYIFTAVTLSITTVLTLISIPERPLRPLGEKRTAMKSPSLPLPPSPPLLLEEGAGDALPAQATSLYASFSSPISPPSPLTPKYGSFLSRDSSLTGLNEFASSFGTSNIDSVLIDCFTGGHDNYLALPGSVPRQAISVSFPRAPDGFYHQDRGLLERREGALTSGSDRDVLRVGSLDTPKPRASGILKRPQTLALPDAAGGGGPETSRRRNVTFSQQVANILLNGVKYESQLTGSSEHAERPLSLGSLCSTICHMPKALRNLCVNHFLGWLSFEGMLLFYTDFMGEVVFQGDPKAPHTSEEYQKYNSGVTMGCWGMCIYAFSAALYSAILEKLEECLSVRTLYFIAYLAFGLGTGLATLSRNLYVVLSLCITYGVLFSTLCTLPYSLLCDYYQSKKFAGSGADGTRRGMGVDISLLSCQYFLAQILVSLVLGPLTSAVGSANGVMYFSSLVSFLGCLYSSLFVIYEIPPSDSVDEEHRPLLLNA from the exons ATGGACTTCAGTGCGGACTCGGCGGACAACCCCAGCCACGCCTACATGATGGACGTGTGCAGCCCCGTGGACCAGGACAGAGGCCTCAACATCCACGCCCTCCTGGCGG GTCTCGGAGGAGGGTTCGGATACGTGGTCGGGGGCATCCACTGGGACAGAACTGGCTTCGGGAGAGCCCTTGGGGGCCAGCTGCGCGTCATCTACATCTTCACTGCGGTCACCCTGAGCATCACCACCGTGCTGACCCTGATCAGCATCCCAGAGAGGCCCCTGCGGCCCCTGGGTGAGAAGCGGACGGCCATGAAGAGCCCCAGCCTCCCGCTGCCCCCCTCGCCCCCGCTGCTGTTGGAGGAGGGGGCCGGCGACGCCCTGCCCGCCCAGGCCACCAGCTTGTACGCCAGCTTCTCCAGCCCCATCTCCCCGCCCAGCCCCCTCACGCCCAAGTACGGCAGCTTCCTCAGTAGGGACAGCTCCCTGACCGGCCTTAACGAGTTCGCCTCTTCCTTTGGCACCTCCAACATCGACAGCGTCCTCATCGACTGCTTCACGGGCGGCCACGACAACTACCTGGCCCTCCCTGGCAGCGTCCCCAGGCAGGCCATCAGTGTCAGCTTCCCCCGGGCCCCCGACGGCTTCTACCACCAGGACCGGGGGCTgctggagaggagggagggggcccTGACTTCCGGCTCAGACAGGGACGTGCTCAGGGTGGGCTCCCTGGACACCCCCAAGCCCAGGGCCTCCGGGATTCTGAAGAGACCCCAGACGTTGGCTCTGCCGGATGCAGCCGGAGGAGGCGGCCCCGAAACCAGCAGGAGAAGGAACGTGACCTTCAGCCAACAG GTAGCAAACATCCTGCTCAACGGCGTGAAGTACGAGAGCCAGCTGACGGGCTCCAGCGAGCACGCGGAGCGGCCTCTGTCTCTGGGCAGCCTCTGCTCCACCATCTGCCACATGCCCAAGGCGCTGCGCAACCTCTGCGTCAACCACTTCCTGG gcTGGCTCTCCTTTGAGGGGATGTTGCTCTTCTACACGGACTTCATGGGCGAGGTGGTGTTCCAAGGGGACCCCAAGGCCCCGCACACGTCAGAAGAGTATCAGAAGTACAACAGCGGCGTGACCATGGGCTGCTGGGGCATGTGCATCTACGCCTTCAGCGCGGCCCTCTACTCAG CCATCCTGGAGAAGCTGGAGGAGTGTCTGAGCGTCCGCACCCTCTACTTCATCGCCTATCTCGCCTTCGGCTTGGGCACCGGGCTGGCCACGCTCTCCAGGAACCTCTACGTGGTCTTGTCCCTTTGCATAACCTACGGGGTCCTGTTCTCCACCCTGTGCACGCTGCCCTACTCGCTCCTCTGCGACTACTACCAGAGCAAGAAG TTTGCAGGGTCCGGAGCGGATGGCACGAGGCGGGGCATGGGCGTGGACATCTCTTTGCTAAGCTGCCAGTACTTCCTGGCCCAGATCCTGGTCTCCCTGGTCCTGGGGCCCCTGACCTCGGCTGTGGGCAGCGCCAACGGCGTGATGTACTTCTCCAGCCTGGTGTCCTTCCTGGGCTGCTTGTACTCCTCTCTATTTGTCATTTACGAGATTCCTCCCAGTGACTCGGTGGATGAGGAGCACCGGCCCCTCCTGCTGAACGCCTGA